One segment of Streptomyces sp. NA02950 DNA contains the following:
- a CDS encoding mannose-1-phosphate guanyltransferase → MKAVVMAGGEGTRLRPMTSTMPKPLLPVANRPIMEHVLRLLKRHGLSETVVTVQFLASLVKNYFGDGEELGMELTYANEEKPLGTAGSVKNAEEALKDDAFLVISGDALTDFDLTELINFHKEKGALVTVCLTRVPNPLEFGITIVDEGGKVERFLEKPTWGQVFSDTVNTGIYVMEPEVFDYVEPDVPVDWSGDVFPQLMKEGKPVFGYVAEGYWEDVGTHESYVKAQADVLEGKVDVEIDGFEMSPGVWVAEGAEVHPDAVLRGPLYIGDYAKVEADAEIREHTVVGSNVVVKTGAFLHKAVVHDNVYVGQQSNLRGCVIGKNTDIMRAARIEDGAVIGDECLIGEESIVQGNVRVYPFKTIEAGAFVNTSVIWESRGQAHLFGTRGVSGILNVEITPELAVRLAGAYATTLKKGSTVTTARDHSRGARALKRAVISALQTSAIDVRDLENVPLPVARQQTARGSAGGIMIRTSPGVPDSVDIMFFDELGADLSAARQRKLDRVYARQEYRRAFPGEIGDLSFPSSVYDSYTGSLLRAVDISGIAESGLKVVVDASNGSAGLVLPSLLGRLGVDALTINPGLNESRPTETADARRSGLARLGEIVASARAAFGVRFDPVGERLSLVDERGRIVEDDRALLVMLDLVAAERRSGRVALPVTTTRIAEQVAAYHGTQVEWTTTAADDLTRVARSETTVFGGDGRGGLIIPEFSSVFDGTAAFVRLIGLVARTQLTLSQIDARIPRAHVQRRDLATPWAVKGLVMRHVVEAAGDRSVDTTDGVRVVEADGRWVMVLPDPAEAVTHLWAEGPDDASAQALLDEWSGVVDSAGR, encoded by the coding sequence ATGAAGGCCGTCGTGATGGCGGGAGGCGAGGGAACTCGTCTGCGCCCGATGACCTCGACCATGCCCAAACCGCTGCTGCCCGTGGCCAACCGGCCCATCATGGAGCATGTGCTGCGGCTGCTGAAGCGGCATGGGCTGTCCGAGACCGTGGTGACCGTCCAGTTCCTCGCCTCCCTGGTGAAGAACTACTTCGGTGATGGCGAGGAGCTCGGCATGGAGCTCACCTACGCCAACGAGGAGAAGCCACTCGGAACCGCCGGCAGCGTCAAGAACGCGGAAGAGGCACTCAAGGACGATGCCTTTCTGGTCATCTCCGGGGACGCTCTGACCGATTTTGACCTCACCGAGCTGATCAATTTCCATAAGGAAAAGGGCGCGCTCGTCACCGTCTGTCTGACCCGTGTCCCCAATCCGCTTGAATTCGGCATCACCATCGTCGACGAGGGCGGAAAGGTCGAGCGCTTCCTGGAGAAGCCCACCTGGGGCCAGGTCTTCTCGGACACCGTCAACACCGGCATCTATGTCATGGAGCCGGAAGTCTTCGACTACGTCGAGCCCGATGTCCCCGTGGACTGGTCCGGCGATGTCTTCCCGCAGCTCATGAAGGAGGGCAAGCCCGTCTTCGGCTATGTCGCGGAGGGCTACTGGGAGGACGTCGGCACCCATGAGAGCTATGTGAAGGCCCAGGCCGATGTCCTCGAGGGCAAGGTCGACGTCGAGATCGACGGTTTCGAGATGTCCCCGGGCGTCTGGGTCGCCGAAGGAGCCGAGGTCCACCCCGACGCCGTGCTCCGCGGTCCGCTCTACATCGGGGACTACGCCAAGGTCGAGGCGGATGCCGAGATCCGCGAGCACACCGTCGTCGGGTCCAATGTCGTCGTGAAGACCGGTGCCTTCCTCCACAAGGCGGTGGTGCACGACAACGTGTACGTCGGCCAGCAGAGCAATCTGCGCGGCTGTGTCATCGGAAAGAACACCGACATCATGCGTGCCGCCCGGATCGAGGACGGCGCGGTCATCGGCGACGAATGCCTGATCGGCGAGGAGTCGATCGTCCAGGGGAATGTCCGTGTCTATCCGTTCAAGACCATCGAGGCGGGCGCGTTCGTCAACACGTCGGTCATCTGGGAGTCCCGCGGACAGGCCCATCTGTTCGGCACCCGCGGTGTCTCCGGGATCCTCAATGTGGAGATCACCCCGGAGCTCGCGGTGCGGCTGGCCGGCGCGTATGCGACCACCCTCAAGAAGGGCTCCACGGTCACCACGGCGCGTGACCACTCCCGTGGTGCGCGCGCACTCAAGCGGGCCGTGATCTCCGCCCTCCAGACCAGCGCCATCGATGTGCGGGACCTGGAGAACGTACCGCTGCCGGTGGCCCGCCAGCAGACCGCGCGCGGCAGCGCCGGCGGCATCATGATCCGTACCTCGCCCGGGGTGCCGGACTCGGTCGACATCATGTTCTTCGACGAACTCGGCGCCGATCTGTCCGCGGCCCGCCAGCGCAAGCTGGACCGGGTCTACGCACGCCAGGAGTACCGCCGGGCGTTCCCCGGGGAGATCGGCGACCTCAGCTTCCCGTCGAGCGTCTACGACTCGTACACCGGATCACTGCTGCGGGCCGTGGACATCAGCGGTATCGCCGAATCCGGCCTCAAGGTCGTCGTGGACGCCTCGAACGGAAGTGCCGGTCTGGTGCTCCCGAGCCTGCTCGGCCGGCTCGGGGTGGACGCCCTGACGATCAATCCCGGTCTCAACGAGTCGCGTCCGACGGAGACCGCGGACGCCCGTCGCTCGGGCCTGGCCCGTCTCGGCGAGATCGTCGCCTCGGCCCGCGCGGCCTTCGGGGTGCGGTTCGACCCCGTCGGTGAGCGGCTCTCGCTGGTGGACGAGCGGGGCCGCATCGTGGAGGACGACCGGGCACTGCTGGTCATGCTGGACCTGGTGGCCGCCGAGCGGCGCAGCGGGCGGGTGGCGCTTCCGGTGACGACGACCCGTATCGCCGAGCAGGTGGCGGCGTACCACGGCACCCAGGTGGAGTGGACGACCACGGCCGCGGACGACCTCACCCGTGTCGCCCGCTCGGAGACCACCGTCTTCGGCGGCGACGGTCGTGGCGGCCTCATCATCCCCGAGTTCAGCAGTGTCTTCGACGGCACGGCGGCCTTCGTCCGGCTGATCGGTCTGGTGGCGCGCACCCAGTTGACGTTGAGTCAGATCGACGCCAGGATTCCGCGTGCGCATGTGCAGCGCCGCGATCTGGCCACCCCCTGGGCGGTCAAGGGTCTGGTGATGCGGCATGTGGTGGAGGCCGCGGGCGACCGTTCCGTGGACACCACCGACGGGGTGCGCGTCGTCGAGGCCGATGGGCGCTGGGTGATGGTGCTGCCCGATCCGGCCGAGGCGGTCACCCACCTGTGGGCGGAGGGTCCGGACGACGCCTCCGCGCAGGCCCTGCTGGACGAATGGTCCGGCGTCGTGGACAGTGCGGGACGCTGA
- a CDS encoding CDP-alcohol phosphatidyltransferase family protein — protein MEVQETRVQTDRVLTIPNILSTARLLGVPLFLWLILRPEFGGPKSDGWALLVLLLSGISDYLDGKLARRWNQISSLGRILDPAADRLYILSTLVGLTWREILPIWLPAVLLARELVLLVMVWILRRHGYPPPQVNFLGKAATFNLMYAFPLLLLSDGSGWLHTTAAIFGWAFAGWGTTLYWWAGVLYVVQVRRLVRADAAAD, from the coding sequence GTGGAGGTCCAGGAGACACGCGTTCAGACGGACCGTGTACTCACGATCCCGAACATCCTCAGCACCGCGCGCCTCCTCGGCGTGCCGCTTTTCCTGTGGTTGATCCTCCGGCCCGAGTTCGGCGGGCCCAAGAGCGATGGCTGGGCCCTGCTCGTACTGCTGCTCAGCGGCATCAGCGACTATCTCGACGGCAAGCTGGCCCGTCGCTGGAACCAGATCTCCAGCCTTGGCCGGATCCTCGATCCGGCGGCTGACCGTCTCTACATTCTGTCTACACTCGTCGGCCTCACCTGGCGCGAGATCCTGCCCATCTGGCTGCCCGCGGTACTCCTCGCCCGGGAGCTGGTGCTGCTTGTGATGGTGTGGATCCTCCGCCGTCACGGCTATCCGCCACCGCAGGTGAACTTCCTCGGCAAGGCGGCCACGTTCAACCTGATGTACGCCTTCCCGTTGCTCCTTCTGAGTGATGGAAGTGGCTGGCTTCACACGACCGCCGCTATTTTCGGATGGGCGTTCGCCGGATGGGGTACAACACTCTATTGGTGGGCAGGAGTCCTCTACGTGGTTCAGGTCCGCCGACTTGTCAGGGCGGACGCCGCGGCCGACTGA